The window ACCACCAGGGTAGCCACTTAAATATAAATTGCCTTCAGGCCCTTTTTCCAATGTTTGAATTGGAATAGGATTTCCGACAATCGGCAGTTGAGTTGTTTTTACTTTTTTAGTTTGCAAGTTCATATACGTGACTTGGCCGCCGAATTGGACAGTAACTAAAGATTTGCCCGGCAAGTCTGGATCATTCTCTACTTCAACCCAAGCTGTATTCCGTAAGAAAGTTCCGAACACGACTTTAGTATCGGTCGCGCTTAACGTATTCAAATCCACTTCCATTAATTTACTGCCTTGCAGGAAGTATACTTTGTTACTTCCAGGCAAGCCATGTATTAATCGAATCCCTTTACTGTTTGTGTAGTACTTGTCACTCCATTGGCCAGTTTCTGTATCATAAAACAGGAGGGTGTTACTTCCGCCGCCAACTCCTGCGACGATATATTTGCCTGCCGCATCCATTTGCCAAACACTGCTGCCAGGAACAACATGGTCAGGAACCTTAATTTTTTCATATTCGCCCGTTTCTACATCCAATTTCACGATTGCATTCTCAACGCCAATGCCCAAATACAAGTACCCATTATGGTATGCTGTGGATCTGGAATAGCTTTGGCCTGGGGCAATACTGCCATAATCCTTCATTTCGCCTGTTTTTGGGTCATAGCGGCCAGCTTTTGCATTTGGATATGAGCCAAAATAGACACGTCCTTCTTCATCATAGGACAAGCCGTAGACAACACTCTCACCGATTCCCCCTAGGTTCTTTACTTCCTTCGTTACAGGAGAATATTCATAAAGATATCCATTGCCTCCGATATAGACGTTGCCATTCGGTACCGTGATATGTGTCCAAACAGCCCCTGTTCCTTCTAAAGGATAAGTTCTTAGGACTTCCTGGCTTTTAAGGTCTACAACCTGAAAGATAGCCGGGCTGCCGCTTGAAGTTGTGTACATTATATCCCGTCCATCTTCAACCCCGTATGTAGAGTCATATACCGCTACACTTTGAATAAGTGAACCTAGATTCGTTGGTTCTGAATTTCTCTTTCCTGATTCTGCATGGGCGGGATTACCCATAAAGAAAGAAGAAACAATTAACACAAATGTAGTTAAAAGAATTGCGAACTGTTTTGAAAACGCCTTCATTTTGTTTCACTCCTTTTTATTTAATTTTTTCAGAAAGTTTATGTACCAATTTCACCTCTCCCTTTTTCCTAATATTCTAAAAATACCAAACCTGCAACTAGACTTACATGTCGAAAAATAGCCCGTATTTAATAAAGGAATATAGTCCTATGAGGATATCAGGCTCGTCTCGTTCTTTTGTACTGTGTTTAGGCTTTTATTGGAACACACAGTGGTTATCTTCATTTGCACATGAAGAAGGGGATGTTCATTTACGTTAAACTCGCTAACTACATTCCCGGAAATATCGATGAGAGAAATAATTACCTCGGTCCTTTTCAATTGTATAGTTTTGATTCAAATAGCAAAGATAAAAAAGCGGAGGTGACTGAAATGCCTAGTAAAAACAACGATCAAAACAGCATGAAATATAGTATTTGGGAAACGAGAGTAGATGAAAAACAAAAAGAAAAAATTGAAAAATCTCCTGAATTAAATCATGAACACAATTTTGATGGTAAGAATTTAGGTAAATAGCGTGAATTACCCGCATAATTTGTAAAGCTTGTCCTGGAAGCTGCATGGTGAAAAATCTCCATTTATGAAAACAAAAGAAGCTGAGCCAGTAAATTGCTCAGCTTCTTTTGTTATTCGTACGAATAAGCGTTATTCATGAAAAAAAGAAACGGTTCTCCCCCACCGTTTGGCAAGTTAGAACAGTCCCTGTTTAAATGATTTGGATTGACATATCACTGGGAATCCAAGAATATTATTATCAGTCTTCCGTACACTAAAGCGAATGTCATTGAGAGTATTAATGTTATTTTTGGATGTTCTCATAGAAGACAATTCTATTTCCAAATGGGTCTCCAATCCTAACCTCACGAGTATTCCAGTCGGTAGTTTCGAGCCCGGGACGTGCGTACTTGTATTTCTTATCTAGAAGATTGGAATGAAGCATCTTCACATTTTCTACTTCAATTCTAATGGAAGCCCCCGGAGTCGCATCCCCATAATTCTCAGAAAGATGAAGGATACAATTGCTATGGGAAATTTGCATATATAGGGGGAGGTCTTCCTCAAATCGATGCTCCCAATCTACCTCAAATTCCAAAAATGTTAAATAAAATTCTTTGGCTTTCTCTTCATCAAAAATACGTAATATTGGTATGGAGCTTTTCATACTTATTTCAGATGAGCTCATTATAACAACCCCCTTCTCGTGTACTTAAAATCATCTTCCCATTATTTTAGCAGTTTTTTCTTAAAGAAACCTGCCCCGTCTAAATAAGCTTTTTATTTTAAACAATAACTACCAACTAAACCTTTTATCAATCTCAGCACCTTAATTTGCAACACAAGCAGGTATTAGTGAAGGTGGAGTAGATTTTGGACTTGTTAATTTTTTTACCATGTTCAAGCCATTGGACCCAGTAGAGGGAGTTATCCCTATAAATTTTAAAATCCAAAGTCTATTAATTTTATATATTACCTAATTGAAAACTCTATGGGATTTTACAATTACTCCGTTTTCATTGAAACGTTTCAATTTATCGTTGACCACATAATTGAAAGCGTTTATAATACAGTCAGAATAACAATCGAAACGTTTCGATTAGTACACTTAGTATTGGAGGACTACCTATGGATGAACAATTACATGCTTTAGTCCAGCAAATGACGTTAGACGAAAAAATCGGACAGTTACTCCAGTTGGCAACCCCCTTTTTTAAGGGTTCGGAACATGAAGGAGAAATTACAGGGCCAATGGCTGAAATGGGCATTAATGAAGATGTTGTGCATAATGCCGGTTCCGTCCTGGGTGTGTCTGGCGCACAGGAGGTAATAACTATTCAAAAAGCGTATTTAGAAGCGAATCGCCTTGGGATCCCACTGTTAATGATGGCAGATATTATCCATGGCTATAAAACTATTTTCCCTGTACCTTTAGCGATTGGATGCTCCTGGGATTTGGAACTCGCTGAGAAAAGTGCTGAAATTGCCGCCAAGGAAGCATCTGTATCGGGTGTTCATGTTACATTTGCTCCTATGGTTGACTTAGTCAGGGACCCTCGCTGGGGCAGAGTCATGGAATCCACGGGAGAAGATCCTTATTTAAATAGCCTGTATGCACGTGCCTTCGTGCGGGGATTCCAAGGAAAAGACCTTAAAAATGACCCTGATCGGGTGGCCGCATGCG is drawn from Bacillus sp. FJAT-18017 and contains these coding sequences:
- a CDS encoding glyoxalase superfamily protein, encoding MSSSEISMKSSIPILRIFDEEKAKEFYLTFLEFEVDWEHRFEEDLPLYMQISHSNCILHLSENYGDATPGASIRIEVENVKMLHSNLLDKKYKYARPGLETTDWNTREVRIGDPFGNRIVFYENIQK
- a CDS encoding FIMAH domain-containing protein, yielding MKAFSKQFAILLTTFVLIVSSFFMGNPAHAESGKRNSEPTNLGSLIQSVAVYDSTYGVEDGRDIMYTTSSGSPAIFQVVDLKSQEVLRTYPLEGTGAVWTHITVPNGNVYIGGNGYLYEYSPVTKEVKNLGGIGESVVYGLSYDEEGRVYFGSYPNAKAGRYDPKTGEMKDYGSIAPGQSYSRSTAYHNGYLYLGIGVENAIVKLDVETGEYEKIKVPDHVVPGSSVWQMDAAGKYIVAGVGGGSNTLLFYDTETGQWSDKYYTNSKGIRLIHGLPGSNKVYFLQGSKLMEVDLNTLSATDTKVVFGTFLRNTAWVEVENDPDLPGKSLVTVQFGGQVTYMNLQTKKVKTTQLPIVGNPIPIQTLEKGPEGNLYLSGYPGGKGAVYNPETNVNRNFTLGQAEGMAALGDKMYFGVYTGATIFEMDTTNPASTPKQIYDIPHQDRPFIMTAAQNKLFIGTIPDYGYLGGSLTVLDPANVKDTAVYPNVVHNQAIAGLAEVNGKLYGSTTVAGGLGIDPTEPAAKIFVWDIEKGEKITEFVPEIPGVTVQPKMISGMSLGPDGLLWSAAAGAIFAMDPDTLEIVKSKNIFPEVKDYGRWRPIHIRWSEDGLMYTNLAGNLTEIDPVTLEHEVLTNTVTELMTIGNDGNIYYVNKVDLMKIEVSDTLESGFKFVERETVYGNIANSVSQQLINSLNSAIHHRDMGRQEEASKHLQDALKHLENAKESDIDTELREQLRRILNSI